Below is a genomic region from Citrobacter tructae.
AAGATCTGAAAATGGCGAGTTTGCTCGGCATAAATACTGACCGCGTGATTGCCCTGACCTTTGTGATCGGCGCAGCAATGGCGGCGGTGGCGGGCGTGCTGCTCGGTCAGTTCTACGGGGTTATCAACCCGTATATCGGCTTTATGGCCGGAATGAAAGCCTTTACCGCAGCGGTGCTTGGCGGCATCGGCAGCATCCCTGGGGCGATGATCGGCGGCCTGATTCTTGGCGTGGCGGAAGCGCTTTCCTCTGCTTATCTGAGTACGGAATACAAAGATGTGGTGTCGTTCGCACTGCTGATAATCGTGCTGCTGGTGATGCCGACCGGTATTCTGGGTCGCCCGGAGGTAGAGAAAGTATGAAACCAATGCACTTTGCGATGGCGTTGCTCTCTGCCGTCATGTTTTTCATCCTGGCGGGCGTATTTATGGGCGTCCAACTGGAGCTGGATGGCACTAAGTTGGTCGTTGATGTCGCCAGTGATATTCGCTGGCAGTGGGTGTTTATCGGCACTGGGGTCGTTTTTCTGTTCCAACTGCTGCGCCCGGCTTTTCAACACAGCCTGAAGCGGGTTTCCGGCCCGAAGTTTATTCTGCCAGCGATTGACGGCTCTACCGTCAAACAAAAGCTGTTCCTGGTGGCGCTGCTGGTGATTGCTGTGGCGTGGCCGTTTATGGTCTCACGCGGGACGGTAGATATCGCCACTCTGACGATGATTTATATCATCCTGGGTCTGGGCTTAAACGTGGTGGTGGGGCTTTCCGGGTTGTTGGTGCTGGGCTACGGTGGTTTTTATGCCATCGGTGCTTACACCTTCGCGCTGCTGAACCACTATTACGGTCTCGGTTTCTGGACCTGTCTGCCGCTGGCGGGGTTGGTCTCTGCAGCTGCAGGTTTCCTGCTCGGTTTCCCGGTACTGCGCCTGCGTGGCGACTATCTGGCGATTGTGACGTTAGGTTTTGGCGAGATCGTTCGTATTCTGCTGCTGAACAATACCGAAGTGACCGGTGGCCCGAACGGCATCAGCCAGATCCCAAAACCGACCTTCTTCGGCCTCGAGTTCAGCCGTAGCGCCCGCGAAGGCGGCTGGGATACCTTCAGCAACTTCTTCGGCGTGAAGTATGACCCGTCCGACCGCGTGATTTTCCTCTATCTGGTGGCGCTGCTGCTGGTAGTCTTCTCGCTGTTCGTCATTAACCGCCTGCTGCGTATGCCGCTGGGGCGCGCGTGGGAAGCCTTGCGTGAAGATGAAATCGCCTGCCGTTCGCTGGGCTTAAACCCAACGCGTATTAAGCTGACTGCTTTTACCATCAGTGCCGCGTTTGCCGGTTTTGCCGGAACGCTGTTCGCCGCGCGTCAGGGCTTCGTTAGCCCGGAGTCCTTCACTTTTGCCGAATCGGCCTTTGTGCTGGCGATTGTGGTACTCGGTGGCATGGGTTCGCAGTTTGCGGTGATCCTGGCGGCCATCCTGCTGGTGGTGTCGCGCGAACTGATGCGTGACTTCAATGAATACAGCATGTTAATGCTGGGTGGTTTGATGGTGCTGATGATGATCTGGCGTCCGCAAGGCTTGTTGCCGATGACCCGTCCACAGTTGAAACTGAAAAACGGGGAAGCGAAAGGAGAGCAGGCATGAGTCAGCCATTATTATCCGTTAACGGCCTGATGATGCGCTTCGGCGGTCTGCTGGCGGTAAACAACGTTGAACTGGAACTGAGACCGCAGGAAATTGTCTCGTTAATCGGACCGAACGGTGCGGGAAAAACCACGGTCTTCAACTGCCTGACCGGTTTTTATAAGCCGACCGGTGGGACGATTAAGCTGCGCGACCAGCATCTGGAAGGGCTGCCGGGCCAGCAAATCGCTCGTATGGGCGTGGTGCGTACCTTCCAGCACGTGCGTCTGTTTCGTGAGATGACGGTGATTGAAAACTTGCTGGTGGCACAACATCAGCAACTGAAAACCGGCGTCTTCTCAGGCTTACTGAAAACCCCGTCGTTCAAGCGCGCGCAGAGCGAAGCGTTAGACCGCGCCGCCACCTGGCTGGAGCGTATCGGCCTGCTGGAGCACGCTAACCGTCAGGCCAGTAACCTGGCCTACGGAGACCAGCGTCGCCTGGAGATTGCCCGTTGCATGGTGACTCAGCCGGAGATCCTGATGCTCGACGAACCCGCCGCAGGTCTCAACCCGAAAGAGACCAAAGAGCTGGACGAGCTGATTGCTGAACTGCGTAATCATCACAACACCACTATTTTGCTGATTGAACACGACATGAAGCTGGTGATGGGGATTTCAGATCGTATTTATGTGGTGAACCAGGGCACGCCGCTGGCGAACGGGACACCGGAACAAATCCGTAATAACCCGGACGTGATCCGCGCCTATTTAGGTGAAGCATAATGGGGGCGAACCATAAGATGGAAAAAGTCATGTTGTCCTTTGACAAAGTTAATGCCCACTACGGCAAGATCCAGGCGCTGCACGACGTCAGTCTGTATATCAATCAGGGTGAGATCGTGACGCTTATCGGTGCCAACGGTGCGGGTAAAACCACGCTGCTCGGTACACTGTGTGGCGATCCG
It encodes:
- the livM gene encoding branched chain amino acid ABC transporter permease LivM, whose protein sequence is MKPMHFAMALLSAVMFFILAGVFMGVQLELDGTKLVVDVASDIRWQWVFIGTGVVFLFQLLRPAFQHSLKRVSGPKFILPAIDGSTVKQKLFLVALLVIAVAWPFMVSRGTVDIATLTMIYIILGLGLNVVVGLSGLLVLGYGGFYAIGAYTFALLNHYYGLGFWTCLPLAGLVSAAAGFLLGFPVLRLRGDYLAIVTLGFGEIVRILLLNNTEVTGGPNGISQIPKPTFFGLEFSRSAREGGWDTFSNFFGVKYDPSDRVIFLYLVALLLVVFSLFVINRLLRMPLGRAWEALREDEIACRSLGLNPTRIKLTAFTISAAFAGFAGTLFAARQGFVSPESFTFAESAFVLAIVVLGGMGSQFAVILAAILLVVSRELMRDFNEYSMLMLGGLMVLMMIWRPQGLLPMTRPQLKLKNGEAKGEQA
- the livG gene encoding high-affinity branched-chain amino acid ABC transporter ATP-binding protein LivG, which encodes MSQPLLSVNGLMMRFGGLLAVNNVELELRPQEIVSLIGPNGAGKTTVFNCLTGFYKPTGGTIKLRDQHLEGLPGQQIARMGVVRTFQHVRLFREMTVIENLLVAQHQQLKTGVFSGLLKTPSFKRAQSEALDRAATWLERIGLLEHANRQASNLAYGDQRRLEIARCMVTQPEILMLDEPAAGLNPKETKELDELIAELRNHHNTTILLIEHDMKLVMGISDRIYVVNQGTPLANGTPEQIRNNPDVIRAYLGEA